One stretch of Pomacea canaliculata isolate SZHN2017 linkage group LG1, ASM307304v1, whole genome shotgun sequence DNA includes these proteins:
- the LOC112554797 gene encoding hepatocyte growth factor-regulated tyrosine kinase substrate-like, giving the protein MFRSSLFDKCLEKATSHLLLEPDWDSMLQIVDAVRQNDVQPKLAVLAIRKKIAVDNPHVASYALQVLETCVKNCGATFHQEVATKDFMEFLKDQVKVRSDPVKGKILELIQTWSHAFRNEPSYRAVEDTFHLLKMEGHKFPVLKEADAMFSSEKAPEWKDGETCTRCRVQFGMVQRKHHCRNCGYVFCQKCSSKNSIIPKFGIEREVRVCDSCYDKINKAGGKKDDEVLPSEYLASPLSKQSQVPPARSEQEIAEEEELQLALALSRSEAESKEKERDRLRQNYGVYGGSSSNKPTSHPDGAQTTVIPSIDTSDMDPELARYLNRNYWQKRSEEAKVVTTMPSAPIVTNAPQTTGTKTTEIALGMEQPIQNGEQSESEKAQFLAALQSSLEIFVNRMRSNSQRGRPIANDSSVQSLFTVISNMHPQLLKYQQELEDSRSYFEGLQDKLTQLRDAREALDSLREEHREKRRRELEEMERQRQIQMMQKLEIMRQKKHEYLEMQRQLALQRLQEQERELAMRLEQQKQLTHMRQMQTYGYPQVYGQMPPQSMMPGIMPPPGIAAGPQSVVHGYSPARSTEGSPVHHVGGYGQSLPQQNIPPGLEGSQLPQGMYMPPGVSQSVYTQPQTLAMGPGGNQAYIPQLGSIPGGYQSQGQNQPHTQGEVGQPPQAPTYVPSVSMGYVEQGPPSMGQPSIQGGPVSLATQPYSVPPLSMDYSSFNMQSMAGALPQQNLYSNQQLNQQPGQQYIGGMPATYPNQMGPPSVQPHQQQPPPPPTISQQQPPIGQQPPIPQHQQAESLLDAQLISFD; this is encoded by the exons ATGTTTCGTAGTTCCTTGTTTGATAAATGCCTTG agaaggCAACCAGCCACTTGCTACTTGAACCAGATTGGGATTCCATGTTACAAATTGTGGATGCTGTCCGGCAGAATGATGTCCA acCAAAACTTGCTGTGCTTGCTATTAGGAAGAAAATTGCAGTTGATAATCCCCATGTTGCTTCATATGCCTTACAA GTCCTGGAGACCTGTGTTAAAAACTGTGGGGCTACATTTCATCAAGAAGTTGCTACTAAAGATTTTATGGAATTTCTGAAAGATCAAGTGAAG GTCCGTTCAGATCCTGTCAAAGGAAAGATTCTTGAACTTATTCAAACATGGTCCCATGCCTTCCGTAATGAACCAAGCTACAGAGCTGTAGAAGATACATTCCACCTGCTGAAGATGGAAG GGCACAAGTTCCCAGTCTTGAAGGAAGCTGATGCCATGTTTTCTTCAGAGAAAGCTCCAGAGTGGAAAGATGGGGAGACATGCACTCGATGTAGAGTACAGTTTGGCATGGTGCAGCGCAAG CACCACTGCCGCAATTGTGGATATGTCTTCTGCCAGAAATGCTCAAGTAAAAATTCTATAATACCCAAATTTGGTATTGAGCGTGAGGTTCGTGTCTGTGACTCATGCTATGACAAGATCAACAAAGC AGGTGGCAAAAAGGATGATGAGGTGTTGCCGTCTGAGTACCTTGCCAGTCCTCTGTCCAAGCAGTCTCAG gttcCACCAGCTCGCTCTGAACAGGAAATAGCTGAGGAGGAAGAGCTGCAGCTTGCTTTGGCTTTGTCACGCTCAGAGGCTGaatcaaaagagaaagag cGTGACCGTTTGAGGCAGAACTATGGTGTCTATGGAGGTAGCAGCAGCAACAAGCCTACTTCTCATCCAGATGGTGCTCAGACCACT GTCATACCCTCCATTGACACATCAGATATGGATCCTGAATTGGCCCGTTACTTAAACCGAAACTATTGGCAGAAACGCTCTGAAGAGGCCAAAGTTGTCACAACAATGCCTTCTGCTCCTATTGTGACTAATGCTCCACAAACCACAGGGACTAAGACTACTGAG ATTGCTCTTGGTATGGAGCAACCTATTCAGAATGGAGAACAGTCTGAATCTGAAAAGGCACAGTTCTTGGCTGCACTTCAGAGCAGCCTGGAGATTTTTGTCAACCGCATGCGCAGCAATTCCCAGCGAGGACGGCCTATTGCTAATGACTCCTCTGTACAGTCCCTTTTCACTGTGATCAGCAACATGCATCCACAGCTGCTGAAGTATCAACAAGAACTTGAAGACAGTCGCT CATACTTTGAGGGACTGCAAGACAAGCTGACCCAGTTGCGTGATGCCAGAGAAGCCCTGGACTCACTGCGAGAGGAACATCGGGAAAAACGTCGTCGCGAACTTGAGGAAATGGAGAGGCAGCGCCAGATACAGATGATGCAAAAACTAGAAATAATGCGCCAGAAGAAACAT GAGTACTTGGAGATGCAGCGACAACTGGCTTTACAGCGTCTTCAGGAACAGGAACGAGAACTGGCCATGAGATTAGAGCAGCAAAAGCAGCTTACCCATATGCGTCAAATGCAGACATATGGATACCCACAA GTGTATGGACAAATGCCACCGCAGAGTATGATGCCAGGTATAATGCCTCCTCCAGGTATAGCAGCTGGTCCTCAGAGTGTGGTACATGGCTACAGCCCTGCCCGCTCTACTGAAGGCTCACCTGTGCATCACGTTGGTGGGTATGGCCAGTCTCTGCCTCAGCAAAATATTCCACCAGGTCTGGAGGGCTCTCAGCTTCCCCAGGGGATGTATATGCCACCTGGGGTAAGCCAGTCTGTGTACACACAACCACAG ACACTTGCTATGGGACCAGGAGGAAACCAGGCCTACATTCCACAGCTGGGTAGCATCCCAGGTGGCTACCAATCGCAGGGACAGAATCAACCTCATACTCAGGGAGAAGTAGGGCAGCCTCCACAAGCACCAACATACGTCCCTTCAGTATCTATGGGCTATGTGGAGCAGGGACCACCTAGCATGGGTCAGCCATCCATTCAGGGAGGGCCTGTGTCTCTTGCCACTCAACCCTATTCAGTTCCACCTCTTAGCATGGACTATTCTTCTTTCAACATGCAAA GCATGGCAGGTGCATTACCCcagcaaaatttatatagtaACCAACAACTGAATCAACAACCAGGCCAGCAGTATATAGGTGGCATGCCTGCCACATATCCCAACCAGATGGGTCCACCTTCAGTCCAGCCACATCAGcagcagccaccaccaccaccaaccatcAGCCAGCAGCAACCACCTATAGGTCAGCAGCCACCCATACCACAACACCAGCAAGCTGAGTCTTTGTTGGATGCACAGCTTATCTCATTTGATTAG